In the Gossypium raimondii isolate GPD5lz chromosome 9, ASM2569854v1, whole genome shotgun sequence genome, one interval contains:
- the LOC105798203 gene encoding wall-associated receptor kinase-like 1, which produces MGFHLPLYLILLLLFMLCPILQAAESQEPACGKEACGNITIPSPFGIHSTCYTEPWFRVTCNPTLNGVKPFINVNGIDLEVLGKALYSNAILINNPVTYINCDSINKVSGRVNLLGTPFFFSSKRNYFGSVGCGNSATILSNEAVSLGGCIQPRCDDDASESGCFTQITANLTSYTVNMTAMYPDSKRCASAFIFSKYSFRSAYPLPTGINNGTTQVPAVLNWNSTYCDDGVCGRPGLGPINVNTDKVWYCGNVTFHYPFRMKDQDYETDDWFEVICNKTANGGKVPFLNINDMILQILDFDFLDGTIKVNHPITYFNCRKNHYNGMSLNLTGTRFSYSTSDNSFCSSGCGNLITIFGNETDKLLGGCLQPSCRINNKISHVASCLAFFPQGLSSFYINMSNRVDSSDYRKKKSCGFASLISDDYDLEDSDISSRTHVPTQLQWGTPLIGECYLNGSLNISCTSDGEYCWSRLSSTHLCACDRDIRIYSTLCKDGNCGDYQYCSMLCLNTPTNYCSSESCPPNHYEYNSTGFRCERKKQTQNTHDLTSIIIGCSTSIGTLFLLLATWSVYKVLKRKQKIMLKQKYFKRNGGLLLQQHLSSNEGNVEKIKLFTSKEMEKATDHYNENRILGQGGQGTVYKGMLIDGSIVAIKKSKMVEGKKFDEKKVEQFINEVIILSQINHRNVVKLLGCCLEAEVPLLVYEFIPNGTLYDLIHNQNEELPLTWEMRLRIAIEIANALFYLHSAASAPIYHRDIKSNNILLDDKYRAKVSDFGTSRSVALEQTHLTTRVQGTFGYMDPEYFRTNQFTEKSDVYSFGVVLIELLTGQKPISANQSEQVRSLVSYFLHSMQENSLFSILNPMVVKDGPEQEIMVVALLAKRCLNLNGKKRPTMKQVVMELELIKASGGTVIEDCGDEESETDDMIHSWDTNPSSSMSRRIPTDSVTFLLNSSS; this is translated from the exons ATGGGTTTTCACTTACCGCTTTACCTCATCCTCCTACTCCTCTTCATGTTGTGCCCAATATTACAAGCAGCAGAATCTCAAGAACCTGCCTGTGGTAAAGAAGCATGTGGAAATATTACAATTCCATCCCCTTTTGGAATCCATAGCACCTGCTATACGGAACCTTGGTTTAGAGTGACTTGCAACCCAACCCTCAATGGGGTAAAGCCATTCATAAACGTAAATGGCATCGATCTGGAGGTACTTGGAAAAGCCTTATATTCAAACGCCATTCTCATCAACAATCCGGTTACTTACATTAATTGTGACAGTATAAACAAGGTTAGTGGGAGGGTCAATCTCTTAGGCACTCCATTTTTCTTCTCAAGTAAGAGGAATTATTTCGGGTCAGTAGGTTGCGGAAATTCGGCTACTATTTTAAGTAACGAAGCTGTTTCACTTGGCGGCTGCATTCAGCCAAGGTGTGACGATGATGCTTCTGAATCTGGCTGCTTTACTCAAATTACTGCAAATCTCACTTCCTATACCGTCAACATGACAGCCATGTATCCTGACAGCAAAAGATGCGCATCTGCTTTCATCTTTAGCAAGTACTCTTTCCGTAGTGCTTACCCATTACCCACTGGCATCAATAATGGAACTACGCAAGTTCCCGCCGTGCTCAACTGGAATTCCACCTATTGCGATGACGGAG TATGTGGAAGACCAGGACTAGGACCTATCAACGTCAACACCGACAAGGTATGGTACTGCGGAAATGTTACTTTTCACTACCCCTTTAGAATGAAGGACCAAGATTATGAAACTGACGATTGGTTTGAAGTAATTTGCAACAAAACCGCCAACGGGGGAAAAGTTCCTTTCTTAAACATAAATGACATGATTCTACAAATACTGGACTTTGATTTTTTGGACGGCACCATCAAGGTCAACCATCCAATAACTTACTTCAACTGTCGAAAGAACCATTACAATGGGATGAGTCTCAACCTAACTGGCACCCGCTTTTCCTACTCAACTTCTGACAACAGTTTTTGTTCTTCAGGTTGCGGTAATTTGATTACTATTTTTGGCAATGAAACAGATAAACTTTTGGGCGGATGTTTGCAACCAAGTTGTAGGATTAATAACAAGATTTCCCATGTTGCTAGTTGTCTTGCTTTTTTCCCTCAGGGTCTCAGTTCATTCTACATAAACATGAGTAATAGGGTTGATTCTAGTGATTATAGGAAGAAAAAATCATGCGGATTTGCTTCCTTGATTTCTGATGACTATGATTTAGAAGATTCTGATATAAGTAGTAGGACGCATGTCCCAACACAGCTGCAATGGGGCACACCATTAATTGGAGAATGCTATTTGAATGGTAGTTTGAACATTTCTTGTACATCCGATGGTGAATATTGCTGGTCGAGGTTGAGCTCTACTCATCTATGTGCGTGTGATAGGGATATTCGCATTTATTCGACGTTATGCAAAg ATGGGAATTGTGGGGATTATCAGTATTGTAGCATGCTTTGTTTGAATACCCCTACCAACTATTGCTCGTCGGAGTCTTGCCCTCCTAATCATTATGAATATAATAGTACGGGATTTCGTTGTGAGCGCaaaaaacaaactcaaaatacTCATGACTTGACAAGTATTATTATAG GTTGCAGCACTAGTATTGGGACACTATTTCTACTACTCGCAACATGGAGTGTGTACAAAGTcctcaaaagaaaacaaaaaatcatgCTGAAGCAGAAATACTTCAAAAGGAATGGAGGTTTGTTACTGCAACAACATTTGTCTAGCAATGAAGGTAATGttgaaaaaattaagttatttactTCAAAAGAGATGGAAAAGGCGACGGATCATTATAATGAAAACCGAATCCTTGGTCAAGGAGGTCAAGGGACTGTTTATAAAGGAATGCTAATAGATGGAAGCATTGTGGCTATTAAGAAATCCAAAATGGTGGAAGGaaagaaatttgatgaaaagaagGTTGAACAGTTCATTAACGAGGTGataattttatctcaaattAATCACAGGAACGTGGTTAAGCTTTTAGGGTGTTGTTTAGAGGCTGAAGTTCCTCTATTGGTGTATGAGTTCATCCCAAATGGTACATTATACGATCTCATTCATAACCAAAATGAAGAATTACCATTGACATGGGAAATGCGTTTACGAATTGCAATTGAAATTGCCAATGCCTTGTTCTATTTGCATTCAGCTGCTTCTGCTCCTATTTATCATCGAGACATCAAATCTAATAACATACTTTTGGATGATAAATATAGGGCAAAAGTATCAGATTTTGGAACTTCAAGATCAGTTGCACTTGAACAGACACATTTAACCACTCGGGTGCAAGGAACTTTTGGATACATGGATCCCGAATATTTTCGAACAAATCAATTTACAGAGAAGAGTGACGTTTATAGCTTTGGAGTTGTACTTATTGAGCTTTTAACAGGACAGAAACCCATCTCCGCAAACCAATCAGAACAAGTGAGAAGCTTGGTATCTTATTTTTTGCATTCAATGCAGGAGAATTCCTTATTTAGCATTCTCAATCCAATGGTAGTAAAGGATGGTCCAGAACAGGAGATTATGGTTGTGGCTCTGCTAGCAAAAAGATGCTTGAATCTTAATGGAAAGAAAAGACCCACCATGAAACAAGTAGTAATGGAGCTGGAGTTGATTAAAGCTTCAGGTGGAACTGTTATTGAAGACTGTGGTGATGAAGAATCTGAAACAGATGACATGATCCATTCATGGGATACCAATCCTAGTAGTTCAATGTCCAGGAGAATTCCAACCGACAGTGTAACTTTTCTGTTAAATTCATCTTCCTAG